In the bacterium genome, CCTTTCTTCCTGGAATCTGGCCACCGCCCAGATAGCGGGACGTGAGCCGGTTCTTCTCAGCCCGGACCTGCTGATAGACAAGGGCGCCGGAGACAGCCTTCAGCCCGGACTGGTGGTGCTTTCCACCCTGGGCCTGGTGGGACTGATCTCCAGCGCGGATGAAGGCCGGTCGGCGGTTCAGACCGTATTCAGCCCGGATTCCCGGGTCAGCGCCATTGACCTGCGCAGCCGGGTGCTGGGGATATTCCGGACCCAGGCCGGAATGTCCTGCCTGTTCGACCGGGTTCCCCTGCGGGCCGATGTGATTGCCGGGGACACCATAGTTTCCTCCGGCTACGGCGGGGTGTTCCCCTACGGTCTGATGCTGGGGGTGGTGGAGAAGGCGGGGGTGGACAAGAGAAAACTGGTGCTGGACGTGGAGGTCCGTCCGTCCCTGGACCTTAACCGCATCAACCAGGTGCTGGTGATCAGGGGAGGGCAGAACCCGCCGCTGCCGTTGCTGACCCCGGTGGCGGCCCCGGATACCATGGCCGCCAGGGCCAGGAAAAAGAAAAGATCATACCAGCCTCAGATAATCATCCGGGCCCCGGAATTCAGGATAGAACTTCCCGACACCACTCCGCTGCAGATGGAGAAATCCCCGCAATGAGGAATTTAAAACTGTTTTTGATGGCCTGGCTGGCGGTGTTCGTCCAGTCCTCGCTTTCCGGACTGCTGTCGGTCTGGGGGCTGCAGCCGGATTTCATCGCCATGATCATCGGTCTGACGGCCCTGACCCTGGGCACCGGCCCGGGGATATTGACCGGGGTGACGGCCGGTTTCATGGCCGACTGTTACCATCCGTCCACCATGGGCCTGTTCACACTCAGCGGAGCGGTCTCCGGATACTGGGCCGGGTCATTGCGGGAAAGGATCTACAAGGATCAGCTTTCCAGCCAGCTGCTGGTGGCCGGGCTTTTGACCCTGGTCCGGCAGTTCTTTGAATATTGGGGCCGGGGCGGAGGGGGGCCGGGCGGATATTTTTCGGTTTTACTCCGTTTCGGCTTGGGCAGCGCGCTGTTCACGGTCCTGCTGGGCGCGCTATTGATGCCGCAGATGAAGCATTTCCTGCCCCGGTCCGAAAAAACAAAACTGAGCCTGGTCTAACCTTTCAACGGGGGATGCATTCTTGGCTAAAGAACTGGGAAGCAGGGAAAGGGTACTTTCCATTCTGGCATTGCTGGCCCTGGGTTTTTCCGCCCTGCTGTTCAGGTCCGGATACCTGCAGGTGGTCAAGCACGGGCATTACGCCAGGCTTTCCCAGCAGAACCGGCTGCGGAGGCTGAT is a window encoding:
- the mreC gene encoding rod shape-determining protein MreC, which gives rise to MRLLNFRFLKKTDWASLGAAIILSITLMVLPRDAKLWLGQKVVGTIFAPLEWPLSRARSLLASWKENAVLKDQLASLSLEHSALIEAARQNAGLRQALELKSLSSWNLATAQIAGREPVLLSPDLLIDKGAGDSLQPGLVVLSTLGLVGLISSADEGRSAVQTVFSPDSRVSAIDLRSRVLGIFRTQAGMSCLFDRVPLRADVIAGDTIVSSGYGGVFPYGLMLGVVEKAGVDKRKLVLDVEVRPSLDLNRINQVLVIRGGQNPPLPLLTPVAAPDTMAARARKKKRSYQPQIIIRAPEFRIELPDTTPLQMEKSPQ
- the mreD gene encoding rod shape-determining protein MreD, whose product is MRNLKLFLMAWLAVFVQSSLSGLLSVWGLQPDFIAMIIGLTALTLGTGPGILTGVTAGFMADCYHPSTMGLFTLSGAVSGYWAGSLRERIYKDQLSSQLLVAGLLTLVRQFFEYWGRGGGGPGGYFSVLLRFGLGSALFTVLLGALLMPQMKHFLPRSEKTKLSLV